The sequence TTGGatcttgttttgtggtgaacagTTTTAACGTCTTCTTGGAAAGAAACAGCTCTGGAGGCATGGCCCAACAAGTTCTCCTTGCGTTTGGCAATCCTACCTATGTCTGACTGGTGGCTGGTTTGTTCTTTGCCCAGCTGAAATCAGTCCTCACCAGTGTTATTGCAAATATCAGCATTACCTGACAATTATCATTGCCGAAAGTTTCAGGTTAAAGGTATACTCAAAGATGCTGCTTATATGTTTGGTTTTCATTTTTGGTAAATGTTGTTCCAGGACCTGCTAACTGCACATTGCCTCTTGCCAGACATGCCAGTTATCCCCGGTAAACTAACTTGGATAGCACTCAGGCTAACCAGTTAGGTCACACTGATTTGATTCTATGTTTGACATCCATGTCCAATCTTTGCCAGttttaaaatgaaaaaaggaaatgtCGCTCATCAGAACTAACCACTGTAATATTTAATGTGTTTGTAATGATTTGTGAGCTGTATTTCAATCCAGCCAGTCAGAATGTGCTTTCAATTGATAGATATATTTAAGCCATATTATTTTGCTATTTTACTTCAAGCTTCACTACCTCTTAATTTAACGCCAAGTTAAAAGATTTAACTTGATTCATTAatgtttcattcatttgtattgTTGAGAATTATAAATTAAATGCAACTGCTTTAGCAAAAGCCTGAGAAGATTACTACATTCAGTgttatgaatattcattatCAAAAGTGATGGATCACACAGTTCATTTTATATTTTGCTAAAATCTTAGGTAACATATTGGtgtgttttacatgttttatcATTTTAGCCAATTGCATACTATTAGGTATCTACATTCCTAACTccctcgagtggctgtcaacacacacATTCCTAAGTCAAAATAATGTATAAGATAGCCCTGCACATCCATAATAATCTTATAGAattataatgtttttttaaagtgtgaAGTATACAGTAAGGATTGTGACCAGGTGACTGAAAGAACTATACCGAAGATTtccaagccccccccccccttaaagttgcaggaaatgtgaaaaaaattttCCACAGAGTGTTAAGACTGGGGTTACTAAGTTGCAACACAGGATATTGCTTAGATGGGGAGTTTGGTGAATTCTGTTAAGTAATATTTTGATCTTACTAGGTTTCTTAACTTCTCAAGTGTTATTTTTTTACCCtaaatgttatgaaaaaaaagctTAGCTATGGTATAGAATATGACGATATGATACATCTATTATGTAGCGATTAAGATAGGCAAGGTGTGAAATCATCTTGTCAATTCCTAACGTCTTCTCATTTGTTACAGTTAGATTTATAAGTGTTGTTTGAGGCCTACACTGGGGTATAATGACATGCATACAGATCTGTATGATTCCAACACAGTATATAAGTATAATGGTGGATCTTTGTGTTATGAGTGTTTTCGTATcgtgagaaaaatatttttatacCAGTCACTGTATCTACCAATTTGCACCAGCTTTTTTACTCGCAATTTTTTATCATTAAAGTTTTATGTTCTGTTACAATGCAAGGGTTTTAAGTTGTTTTCCTGGGCTGGAAAGAAACATGAATGTACAAAAAATAGATAATATGTAGTTTTACTGCACCCTATCCGTCCTGATCTTCCATCGGTGCAATGCAGAACTGTGGAATAAACAGTTCCATCATATTTACTGGCGTTGTGCTCCTTAAATTTgtatgatgtttttgttttaaaacattttttgtacGAACTTCACGGAATTCAGGCAAAGTTAAGTTTAAAATTACGACTTGGTATGGGAAAACTGACAAGTTTTAAACCTGGTGGATATATCTTTTAGTTCTTATCTCGGCACAAATACCTTTCTTCTATCGAGTTTGCTACGTGCAGAGGCCACTTCTAGACACTCAACTACGGTAGCTATACTGTTGCTATTCCTCATTTATTCCAGCTGAGAAGGAATGGACGATAGAGCTGTTTGcataaaaaaatacacagaagCTTACACACTGTAAATTCTGCGGCGTTATCTTGTCGATAGACCAAAGGGGAACAAgctcttatctccaagcagatataatgATCCGGcccatttttttctgctttaCTCCTGTTTTCGCAACATTTAGTACTCTTTTCTGTATTGCATTTTAACGGTTTGCCTGCTCCGTAGTTAATATACTAGAGATGTGAAAAATCGGAATTTGTTTTTCGAGACACAAAAAAGAGTAATCATTGTTGTCTCTTGTCTGTAGAATGAATGGGTGAAGGACGCCATTAGTTGTACCACTTCGTGATGCGCTCCACTTTTAGGACCCAAGATAACCTCTCATTGTGGTGGCGCAAAGTTCAGAACATCTTTCGTTCTGATTGGTTGAGAAAAGTGGGGAGTTGTTTGGGCAACGTTAGTTCAAATTGTTGTTTGCTGGTTTGGGATAAAATTTATCGACAATCAACTAAAGTTGATGAgtgtttatcttttatgatacCCGTTGCCAATGCACAAGCCACAAATGTGATAAACATGTTTATTTTCGCCAGGTCAACTCAAATAAGACGTTTAATGCCCTACCTAAGGCAGTATTGCAAGTAACAATACAGCGAATTAAGAACAATACAACATATTACTACTCTAATTCAAATGCTACCTCCAAAAGTTAATTAGTTAGATTTGACTTCTTTGGAGACTGtggaaaacgaaaaaaaaacttttctgcattttgtgAGTTCTATCAAAAGAACATCTATCAgttttttgtcatgttgtaTACCTTTAATGCACCGCAGAAGTTATTTTATACACCGATCTGGAAACGTCCACAGTTAGATTTTGTGGCGGTCCTTAAGTAAATGTGTACATATACTCCACCCAACTCATAAACTAACACTATAGTTACTCATTACACTCACCTCAAATAACATGTGTTAACCATTATGTAACATAACTTTTTAATCCTCTATTTCGTACACAAAGTGTTCTAGCAATGGTTTCTTGGAGTTGATTCTTGATACTAGAACATTGCAGTGTACATACTCGTTAGTTCATTACTTAAGGTACGTATTTTCGTAACTGCTGATGTTGTGACATTCCGCTGTAACTTTGGACCCTCAACCAGTTTCTCACGTGCACAACCTAAACAAAGATACCTTAGAATAGTTCTGTTTGACAGGAATGTATCAAGATTCATTACCCACACATCTCTGTGCATCAACCACCTATATCATCTCTTGAGTACGCTCTTATATACATTTCGACgaaaatctttaaaacactTGAAGCAGAGTTGGTGTTTATATTTGATCTTTATGTGCGTAAGTTCTAAAGGTTGCTGATATGAGATGTTATATCGGCGCCATGTGTGCCCCTGTACCGCCTGCCACACACAGGCGTAACAAAGGTTGGCCGAACAAGATGGTGGGGGCAAGATTCGGCATCTGGATTTTTATTGCCCTTCTGTTGTTTCAAGGTGAGAGTTCTAATTTCTTTCTATCTGCCATCTTGCGTCTTGCGATCGTCGTAAGATGGAAAACTGAGGACATtgttgggatagtcgtgcacgTGTCCTGTAAGGTTCAGATGTCTTGCTATAGAAAAGACTGCATATAGTTATATCCTTGTCGGAGGTTGCTTCAGAGTGTCACAGCCTGGTTTAAAACATTTCGACTCATGATCGTACGAGAGATTGTCGTAGGATGTTCAGGGTGGCTGTGTGGCATAGCCTACCGTGGACAAGGGCCCAGTTCAACTTTTGTCCGTCACAAATCtgtcttagcatgaaagttcatctgtcttGGTAGAATTTATTATCAACTAAGGTtaaacttttcatcaaacactgtaaagaaattgggacttacccaaattttcggttgactctgTCTTATAATCAGATTTTTACCATACAGTGATATACATCCACGAAAGTCCCAAGAATGCTCTGAAATTGTTGTCGTAAATGTATCGTACGGTGGATGTCACTAGCCTCCAGCATTGTGTTTATTGTATTGTTGTCGAGAGAGCTAGAGATAGTGGTTTAAGATTATTTCATATAACTTCTATTCCTTCCACAAAATgcggtaaatcgaaataaataaataaataaattccgTATTAAGATTCGGTATTGGAATCGGCTATGAGTGAAGTGTTCTGTAATGTAAAACCCCATCTTATGATCTGTTTTGTAACGTGTTGTAATTGTACATGATACCAGCAATCGCTGCCTAGTGCTCCACGAGTGTTGTGATGTTGCAATTGAAACAAAGTTgacttgaagttgaaatatggGGGTTACTAGTGCACATGTAATAAGAGCACTAGTTGTTTTGTAACAACGTGCAATCCCCGGTGGCTATTAGGATGTCAAAACAGACAAAGGTGTTTCCAAGCAGATAAATGGATCTGCTTATTTTCGGTGTTTTACGGCCTGTTTTTGAAACATCTAGTACCTTTTTTTCTATCCTTGTATTTGTAACGGATATGGTGAGCTGTTAAAGAATTCAATACTAGAAAATAGTACTTTTAAATGTATCAAAATCTAAGCGTAAAACACCGAGAATGAGCCGGGTATCGTATTgatcttacatctgcttggagaccttgTCTTTGTCACCAAAGAGCCGTGAGGAAGTTAAATCAGTGCGTGTCAGCACTGTTCAGGGTCCTTGGTGAGGTAAGGACAGGAAACAGACATACTTATCTGTGCTTTCTTTGCCCGGTACACAGATGCGACATGGTGCGATCATCGTCTTGTTAATCATTAGGAAAGCTGTTCGTAGGGCTGCCTCTTCCTCATGCTACCGTTTTATACATATGCATGGAGATGTAGGATCCGGTCTGTTTTAGTCGTGTTTTGCGACATTTTCCAAGATCTTGTAAGAGCACAAACGTACAgtaaatgtttttcattcattcattcagtcatccATTCAttctaacctccaagcagatgtaaggatcattCTCGGTTTTTAACATTTGGACTCCACCTTAGGGTCTGTTCGTAGgaggaaaattttaaaaagtgcGATACTAGAAAAACGTACTAAATACAGCAGTTTTGACAACTATTGTCAAAAGCGACCTTTAcgaaaactattttttttaatgttaagcTGCAGGAAACACGTTGCATGAAGCCAATGTCAGTCCCTTCTTTTCTTGGTGTAAATTGAATGCCGTCCATTAAACACTGAGTCGGCACGATTCTGTGTTATGATTAGGACATTCATTAACCAGGGTTTACATAACCACGGACCTTTCGCAATTAAGGGAGAAACCATTTACTTACAATTATGTCCAACGTGTTAACTATTGTAATCCTTTGGTTTGCCGGTGTGTTAggtggttagttagttagttagttggtcggtcggtcgatTGGATAATTTGTTTGTCAGATGGTTGGTTAATATGttctttggttggttggttggttggttgtttttgGTTAATTGTTCAtttggtttgttgtttgtttgtttggttgtttcgTTAGTTTGTTGATTGGTTGgtgtgttggttggttggtgtgttggttggttggtgtgttagttgggttggttggttgggttgggttggttggttggttggttggttggttggttggttggttggttggttggctggggatcaccagaaccgactggagggtctatgccgagagcagaccagcctggcgagcactatgcatgtctgcagccgctatgcatcagacactgatgcctgcgaatgattgattgaaccAAGACCACCCCTCAAGCCCTAGTAGTGGACGGTCCTTGCTCTACAGTATTGTCCATTTTAGGAGGCAGACACCCCACCTCTTTGCCcttgaaatgtctgttttttctttatctttcatGGCTTCAGAATTATTTGCAAACACTAAGACTAATGTGGATATAATGTGCGTTAATTACACAATTCTGCTGATGGTAAAGTATaggtaaaggtcccatagccaacgggcagtgggttgttagtTTATTGTGTCTAGGACACAGTagtggaaggcggagcccatcccctTCTTACACTTGCTTTTTCCTCCCCAAGCGAAGCCAGGaacgtactgtaaatgcttaTGTGTTGCACAGTGGCACCACACAAGTACAGACAACGTGAGCATTGTGTCTTGTGTATTGGTTCTTGGTGTATTTGTTTACTTGTCCACTTAAGAGTTCGACTTTGTCTTTGCTCTTATCAGCCGAAAGACAAGAGTTATATCAGCAGCTCAGCAAAAATGTGTTTCTATATTTCCGGTGTTTTTTTGTGTCCGCATTGTAACATTCATGCATATATATCTGGTAACCTAAACAAGTATGTCTACACACGTTTTCCTTCCGTCATTTTTCTGACTCATGAACAATGAAATATCAATCAACGATTGTTGTCCCGGCGTTCCCCCTGCACCCACGTTTGATTACGTAACCGGGCTGAGAAAATCGATTTAACATTCGACTGAACGTTCCTGTGTTACTGTTTCAGTGGAATTACATTGTTATCTCATGAAGCCATTGACATCAAATCTTTCTGTCTAATGAAATAAGTCGTTATAGAAGTTTCGTGGTAGCCATACAGCAGCAAAGGGAATTAACTTGGGCTTTTTTCACAATTTCCCCCAATATTTTGCGTTTCTGGGGGGTCTTCTATGATGCAATACAGTTTGCACTTTGTCGCACTGCAAGGGTCACAGGCGGTCAAAGATAGCGTAGtgtgtacatttttgtcaagGCAGTCATCTCTTTATATATCATTAAAATTAATAGCAACATCATTGTTAGTGCACGTCTACTCAACAACAATGGGGTTATTCATCATGCTAGGTGAGCACGATATTTCAGCTTTGCTAGTCAAACATGGCCGACATAGGGTTATCTAAGTGCAAATCTCGCTGGAAAACAGCTCCATTCCGAGAAAACCAGAGGCTCGACTAAGTGAAGTGTACTCTGTTTATTTTGATAAACTTTTATTGATAAGATTATAAAGTTGCTTGTATACGTTCAGTGATAGCCTAgtatatttttcttacattcaaGCATACAATTCTATGCCCACATGAAACTTATCCGTATTAAAACTGATGTAAGGTTACAGAAATATAAGCTACTCTTGTCAGTGAAAATGTCGAATGAAGATACATGCAGAGTATATTTTCAATTGAATGCCATACactgtaccatgtacgattgttgagtaATAAAATTCATTCATATCTATTTCAAAAAGCACATGTCACACATGTACACCCCTGATTTGTGAacgttgggagtagcctggaatccatcctattctagcaccagttcgctcctctgatctcATCTAAGAAGAATAGGTCTTTCCCGAGTTTGAATTGTCAACTTTTGCAGACTAATTTCAAGGACTAGCTAAAGTAGGCAACCTTCCCTACTCCCAATCGCAGGCATGGTCTGCAGatggtcgggaggccatggctTACCCCCCTGATGAAGCTTTGCATTCACGAAGGCGAGAACTAGAACTATGTCGTCACCGATTTAACTGTGCTACCATGCAATGAGTAAATCATACTTTACATGAGACTTATTTCTCCAGATTCCAGCTTACCTGTATGGCTCATTTCAGAAACGACCCAGCAGACACCATTACTGAAACAGAACTGTAATTTCGACGTGGCCGGGGACCTGTGTGGCTACATACAGTCCCAGGGGGATGATTTCGACTGGACACAGGACACCGGCGCCACACCCACATCCTTCACCGGACCCACAGATGACGTCACAGCGGGACAAACTGGTACTGCAGgtaaaaatgatacatttttataTATTCTTTTTCATTCTAGGTTTCTTATCAGGGTTTATTACCCTATTACCTCGACCAAGAAGTCGGTGAGTGAGAGAATGTGTGAGGGTGGGTGTTCGTCagaactcgagaagttgtgaaTAGATGTTTATGTTATTTGCCAAGTAAGTGTTGGCAAACCAAAGGACAAGTTCCTTTGTTATGAGCCCCCAACTGACTTTCATTGGTACTGTAAGAGAACATAGGTTTGGTATCCCGTGCTCGGCTCGTGAATAAGTGATAAAGGATTTAatcctgcgaatgattgattgattgatttaatcACCCTTATGTGGACGCCCTCGTTTACACGAGTTTATATCTAATTAGAAACATAGACAGCAAAATTACTTTCACCTTTTTGCGTAATaggctattacatgtacatcgagACATCATCGCCACAGAGTCGAGGTGACAAGGCCCAGTTGCTGACGCCGCTGCTGGAGCCCACGGCGGAGAGATGCCTCACGTTCTACTACCACATGTACGGGACGTCCGTCGGCACTTTAAACGTGTACAAGATCTCCCGAGGACAGCGGCCCCAGGTGTGGACCCAGTCGGGAGCCCAGGGGAACCAGTGGAACTATGCGGAGATCGATTATGACAGCAAGTACCAATACCAGGTATTGTGTtatatttatcttcgccgagtacttgtattatgttttcggttgaaaaatctgttgagtgggtctgtatgtatgtcaggagcataactcaagaaagctttaacgaatctttatgatttttggtaggtgtgtagtggttgtgcaaaggaaggtcaagttcgaaaacggTTCACCAAATCTAAAATGGTGTGGTGCATGATCATGTTTGcagcgggtgataagcatgtaaatattaatcattatccataataagccttgattatttggcgaagataaagtgtttgtggaactctcgttattcatcatttttttctttctgttcaGTATTTGACGGTTATGGTAATGTGCACTTCTGTCCTCTTGCCATATGAATCATTGCcatatgtattttcttttggTGTCTTTCGAGCTCACAAGGACTGGGTGCTTAAAGCGCAAGCCAAttatactcactcactcactcactcgctcagtCAAATTCATTTcttattcattaattcattaattcattcatctttttatataaaaatatgaataaaacaagagacGTATGTTACCAACTTATGATTTCATTCTATTTCCACATGTAGTTTGAGTTTGAAGGGGTGATATCTGGTAGTTATGGTGACATCGGGCTGGATCACATCATCATGAAGAATGGGCCCTGTAGCGGCAGTAACTGTAAGCTATGTTTTGACCATATAACTAGTGCTAAGTACATGTTCCTGCCAAATTGCCTTTTGGTGACGGCAGAATCCCTAGCAGAATGAGTCTAAAATGTCAAGTAACACTCGGCGACATACTAGTAGTCTTTTGCATGCTACCTTATAACGACTTCGACACCTTGAATTCCAGATGTCACATAAAGATACGTCGTTTGGATTTAGAAGACAACACTGTGTGTTGAACCTAACATCATTAACAGTTCATTAATAACTACATACAGTTCAGAACATCAGCTGTTATAAATGTGACGAAGGCTTAATTGAGAAGAGCTAACAGGTTAATGAATCAAATATTCCTTCTGCAATTACTTGATATATAGTACAACCATTATAGTATAATGATCCGGGCAATTTTTTCCTACTCAAATATAGCTCAATGTGGAAGTCCTCTCGGCATGGAGGATGGCTCCATACCGGACGGGTCCATCTCAGCGTCCACGTCCAAACCGGCTAACCCAGCTTCGGCCGGACGCCTCAACTCCAACGGCTACTGGTCCCCGCAGGACAGTGATCAGGACCCGTGGATTCAGGTAAGATATGGTACCGTGCATcctccagtggttagcaacacTGCATCTGGACCAAGAGGCTGTGAATTCGAAttaatcccggctgttgtctcTTACTCGACATGAACGGTACTGGAAATGGTTACAGTCCTTAGgccgggacgttaagccgtggtccattgtTCCTAGTATAAGCTATATTCGCCTTTCCTCCTCCTGCACctgttttatctattgtttatcgtatcatctattatgtattttcttgatgtgcaaatagataaacagaattgtacttgtcgaaaagagctaggggaatttcctcggtacaatgaatctgtaaataTTGCACATgtcatctgtcttctctgtcacaataCGTGTAGGAGTATAGCTCTTCGTTGAGGTTAACTGGATCCGGATATATATTGACGAAATATGGCGGATgttgtctaaaacgtctgacagttACAAAATTTCATCCTGTTTTggggcgtatcttatcacctggatgtctaaccttcatcgatggaTCGATGTCACTTTCACTCTCAGGTGGACCTGCAGAGGCGCACAGCTGTGACGGGGGTGAACACGCAGGGTGCGGGCGACACCTGGGTGTCCAAGTACAAACTGCAGTACAGCGATGACGCGGCGAGCTGGACCACGTTTGGAGACTTCGGCAACGTAGACGCGGTAGGAGAATATTCAGTTATGATTTTTAGATAAAGTTATGGACGTACCGGCTAATAAGTATCTTATACCAGCtgagaaaaggacaagaaatagccatactTTAGGTATCAGAGATtgtcaaccaaggattgatgtgttcaaaatttcGTAATTTCCAACTAcaatagtagaatggaactcgatGTCATCAAATGCTGTAGAAACATTCTCACTAAATatctttaaagaacggttgcagtcagatgtgcaaagactggGTGTGTCAGGCCGTTCGGtgcaatataaccagctacCTCCGTGCCGCATTTGTGTTTAGGAATAATTCTATCATGATATGCATGACAATGACAACTAATATTATTACATATTCATGCCCCATTAAGGCTAAATTCAGTAAGTTAGATACAAGAGCGTACTACGCTATGTTTTCTCTCTACATATGGTTTACATGCGACTTCTCTCTTATTGATACATGTGTGGACAAAATTACAAAGTTTCTAGCTATAGCGTTAATACATTTTTAAAAGTAGCgtttttcttgacatttgtcAGGAGT comes from Branchiostoma lanceolatum isolate klBraLanc5 chromosome 2, klBraLanc5.hap2, whole genome shotgun sequence and encodes:
- the LOC136427028 gene encoding MAM domain-containing glycosylphosphatidylinositol anchor protein 2-like encodes the protein MYIETSSPQSRGDKAQLLTPLLEPTAERCLTFYYHMYGTSVGTLNVYKISRGQRPQVWTQSGAQGNQWNYAEIDYDSKYQYQFEFEGVISGSYGDIGLDHIIMKNGPCSGSNCKLCFDHITSAKYMFLPNCLLVTAESLAE
- the LOC136427029 gene encoding lactadherin-like, with protein sequence MEDGSIPDGSISASTSKPANPASAGRLNSNGYWSPQDSDQDPWIQVDLQRRTAVTGVNTQGAGDTWVSKYKLQYSDDAASWTTFGDFGNVDAEFDGSQNGNLLALNEPVEARYVRIKPTLWNNNEIRLRLELYGCGAAGEVSSSSNIPKRLANFPHQYS